Within the Aspergillus luchuensis IFO 4308 DNA, chromosome 5, nearly complete sequence genome, the region TCGTGCTAGAAAAGGAGGCTCGGCTTTCCAAACGTGAGAGATTTCCGAGCCCTGCCATACTCCATAATATCTCTACTATCGGGGACATTCGAAGTGCAATCTCGTCCTTGGAATTTCTTTGCATGAATTCTGGGGGGTTCAAGAAGTTCCCACCCCCTAAAACTAGGAATTCGAAAGGATCTAGCATACCTCTTACGGCCTTTGAAAGGGAGACGTTGGATTTAGTTACACAGAGAGAAGCGAGTCTTGGGCTATTTCACGCCATTGGCAAGGTTATGTATAACAAACGTGTCGATGCCGGTTCAACTGAAGGCGCCCAAGTTGTGTTGCCCCCAGACTACTTAAGCCACCATAAGCGGCCACAATTATCCCAAGTGTGTGTCAACGAACTTGTGGATGAAGCCGGAACCGATAATCAAACCTTTATTTGCGCTCTTCACGAGAATTATGTTCCGTCATGCAATGGTTTATCATTTACAGACTACCTGGACGGATGCATAGGTGCATTATCCGACAGCGATATGCTGTCTTTCGACACAAGGGGACGAAGCAAACTCGGGTTGGCTGGTGTCAGTAGATACAACTCCGGGTCAGACTCATTGCGCCAGGAAGACCTCAGTTATCAGGTTGCTACTCGAGGTATACTGTTTGCTCTTCCAAGCCCTGTGAAGAGATCTGCATGGCCCAATAATGGCTCGAACCATACAAGAAGCGCATATAAAATGCTTTTCCCGGCTTCGTTGCGATTGCTTCGAGATATGGAAGAGATACAAGATCTCATAGATGTATGGTCTACTAAACTATTGGACCCATCATACTCGAGCTCCAAACCTGAGGAGGCCACTAGCATAAGTGACAGCCGCAGTAAACCAACTGTAGCTGTTACCATGATGTCACGCAGTGATCTCATTCTTCACCAACTGCCTTATCTGGCTCTTATAGCTGGCGACATGGAGCAATCCCAAGGACTCCATAAGCTTGTCAAACTCAGCGGGACTGAGAGTCAAAGTGATGCTAATGACTTTGATTTGCTTGACAACACTTTTGAATTACCTGCAGTCACATCTACGGCTCCATGGAAGGGCCCTCCTACAGGAAGCCCGTCCCAAATCAGTCGTCGATACCACAGCAATGCTTTTGGGCCCCAGCTGCCGCCGTctttggaagaggagaggctGTTTTtggccgatgatgatattgtagATGACTACTGATATTATCATATTTGATTTGGACATAGACTTCCAACATATTCTTTCGCAACAATGAGATTTTAACGACCCAATAGCCTAAGCGTATCAAGCCAGATGCAGTGTAGGAGACTGATTTTCTGggatgcttgcttgcttgctcccATGAGAGAAGAAACAGGAACGGAACGTCCTGTAGATCATGGCAG harbors:
- the RAD17 gene encoding putative cell cycle checkpoint protein Rad17 (BUSCO:EOG09263HK2;~COG:L;~EggNog:ENOG410PFQ2;~InterPro:IPR027417,IPR004582;~PFAM:PF03215;~go_process: GO:0006281 - DNA repair [Evidence IEA]), translating into MLRYIDSFLTEDKLLVLRGPAGSGKTATVSLLSAVLNYDILEWKNPSSSESATKAHVSIASRFDDFLERGNEFKGLDLDEVTSSPGPGDNDNNADASRRRIILIEEFPTLTGSASGLTLFRLALLRYLDRTSQHNIDSETDVQRNSPIVLIVSETLLNSRSFPSDSLTVHRLLGPVLYNHPKTSILDFNSIAPTFMYKALHLVLEKEARLSKRERFPSPAILHNISTIGDIRSAISSLEFLCMNSGGFKKFPPPKTRNSKGSSIPLTAFERETLDLVTQREASLGLFHAIGKVMYNKRVDAGSTEGAQVVLPPDYLSHHKRPQLSQVCVNELVDEAGTDNQTFICALHENYVPSCNGLSFTDYLDGCIGALSDSDMLSFDTRGRSKLGLAGVSRYNSGSDSLRQEDLSYQVATRGILFALPSPVKRSAWPNNGSNHTRSAYKMLFPASLRLLRDMEEIQDLIDVWSTKLLDPSYSSSKPEEATSISDSRSKPTVAVTMMSRSDLILHQLPYLALIAGDMEQSQGLHKLVKLSGTESQSDANDFDLLDNTFELPAVTSTAPWKGPPTGSPSQISRRYHSNAFGPQLPPSLEEERLFLADDDIVDDY